The following proteins come from a genomic window of Misgurnus anguillicaudatus chromosome 10, ASM2758022v2, whole genome shotgun sequence:
- the LOC129449013 gene encoding sodium-dependent neutral amino acid transporter B(0)AT1, protein MMDALEDKCTDKIKTPEAKEADERPQWDNKAQYLLTCIGFAVGLGNVWRFPYLCQTYGGGAFLIPYLIALVCEGLPLLHMELAIGQKLRAGSIGVWNSISPYLCGVGLASMVVSFLVCLFYNTILAWVLWYLFNSFYNPLPWHHCPTTLNLTEQGEECKQSTPANYFWYRETLNISPNIESSGGMQWKMVLCLAAAWCIVYVCFIRGIETIGKAIYVTATFPYVVLTIFLIQSLTLPGATLGLNHLFNPDWETLMNPRVWLDAATQIFFSLSLAFGGLIAFSSYNPQRNNCERDAVIVGCVNSLTSIYASIPIFAILGFKALNNYIECVKSHFINGTNANISDLNITDKNYEQWFTHLNSTNPSLVEDLNLKCDLNTFLNQSASGTGLAFIVFTEAVTKMPVSQLWAVLFFIMLFTLGLSSMFGNLEGVLTPLLDLGIIPKRMPKELLTGLICLVSFIIALIFCLRSGNYWLEIFNSYVGSVPLLVIAFFEIIAVVCVYGVNRFSKDIEDMTGRRPNMYWQVMWRVISPLMLLVVFMAYVIVEAQKQPTYKAWNPNHDDFPKVEDQPYPNWVFGICVLLPLVPCSLIPLGALYRLIQFLLKSRRDRSDIEMYEVET, encoded by the exons ATGATGGATGCTTTAGAGGACAAATGCACAGACAAAATCAAGACGCCCGAGGCCAAGGAGGCTGATGAAAGACCCCAATGGGACAACAAAGCTCAGTACCTGCTCACATGCATCGGGTTTGCTGTTGGTCTAGGAAATGTATGGCGATTTCCTTATTTATGTCAAACCTATGGTGGAG GTGCTTTCCTCATCCCGTACCTTATCGCCTTGGTTTGTGAAGGTCTGCCTCTTCTTCATATGGAGCTGGCGATCGGACAAAAGCTCCGGGCCGGCAGCATTGGTGTCTGGAACTCGATCTCACCGTATCTCTGTGGAGTAG GTCTTGCCTCTATGGTGGTGTCCTTCCTGGTGTGTTTATTCTACAACACCATCCTGGCATGGGTCCTGTGGTAcctttttaattcattttataaCCCTCTTCCCTGGCATCACTGTCCTACTACACTAAACCTCACAG AACAAGGTGAGGAGTGCAAACAGAGCACACCAGCCAACTATTTCTGGTACAGAGAGACTCTGAACATCTCTCCAAACATCGAGAGCAGTGGGGGCATGCAGTGGAAGATGGTTTTGTGTTTGGCCGCAGCCTGGTGCATAGTCTATGTCTGTTTCATCCGAGGCATTGAAACCATTGGAAAG GCCATTTACGTGACAGCCACCTTCCCTTACGTGGTGCTCACCATTTTTCTGATTCAGTCATTGACTCTGCCAGGTGCCACTCTTGGATTAAATCACCTCTTTAACCCAGAC TGGGAAACATTAATGAACCCAAGGGTGTGGTTAGATGCAGCCACTCAGATTTTCTTCTCTCTGTCTTTAGCCTTTGGTGGCCTCATTGCATTTTCCAGTTATAACCCACAGAG GAACAACTGTGAACGTGACGCCGTCATCGTTGGCTGTGTCAACAGTCTGACATCCATCTACGCATCTATTCCCATCTTTGCGATTCTGGGGTTTAAAGCACTAAATAATTACATAGAGTGTGTAAAGAG CCATTTCATCAATGGGACAAATGCGAATATTTCTGATCTGAATATAACAGATAAAAATTATGAACAGTGGTTTACACATTTGAATTCTACAAATCCATCGCTTGTCGAAGATCTTAATTTGAAGTGTGATCTTAACACATTTCTTAATCAG AGTGCATCAGGCACTGGCCTGGCATTCATCGTGTTCACAGAAGCGGTAACAAAGATGCCAGTTTCTCAGCTTTGGGCAGTGCTGTTCTTCATCATGCTCTTTACTTTGGGACTGTCTTCAATGTTTGGAAACCTGGAAGGAGTCCTCACTCCTCTGTTAGACCTGGGCATTATACCCAAAAGGATGCCCAAAGAACTTTTAACAG GTCTCATATGCCTGGTTTCCTTCATTATAGCCTTGATCTTCTGTCTGCGCTCTGGGAACTACTGGCTAGAAATATTTAACAGTTACGTGGGGTCCGTGCCCCTGTTGGTCATTGCGTTTTTTGAGATCATAGCTGTAGTCTGTGTCTATGGTGTTAACAG GTTCAGTAAAGACATCGAGGATATGACTGGACGACGACCCAATATGTACTGGCAGGTGATGTGGAGGGTGATCAGCCCCCTTATGCTGCTGGTAGTCTTCATGGCATATGTGATAGTTGAGGCCCAAAAGCAGCCCACCTATAAGGCGTGGAATCCAAATCAC GATGATTTTCCAAAGGTTGAAGATCAGCCGTATCCGAACTGGGTGTTTGGCATTTGTGTTCTCCTGCCTCTTGTGCCATGTTCTCTTATTCCACTAGGGGCGCTGTACAGGCTCATTCAGTTCCTGCTTAAATCAAGAAGAGACAGAAGCGATATTGAAATGTATGAAGTTGAAACTTAG
- the LOC129447796 gene encoding ferroportin, with translation MFFICRMSLRTERPQCVGVGVVVEFDREDNNDRDSPVIKAKRIPRSALIYLKGPKFLIYVSGALSMWGDRMWHFAISVFLIELYGRNLLLTGIFGLVVAGSVLLLGALIGDWVDRNPRNKVAHASLFIQNISVTVCSIVLMLVFSYKKWIEEIWDGWLTVVCYTVVIILADVANLASTALTITIQRDWIVVITGYNRGHLAGMNATMRRIDQVTNILAPLAVGQVMTLASNVVGCGFILGWNLVSLIVEFIFLSRVYRIVPELSVKPPVLEHQVCVEKKRERKCTQGRSSVCPTSAVYEGNSSSLHLSRIPKCFQHLRGLLSTCREGWRAYYRQPVFLAGLGLAFLYTTVLGFDCITTGYAYTQGISGSLLSILMGISAVAGLLGTLLFTKLRKACGLINTGLISSGLHLGCLLLCACSVFAPGSPVDLSLLNMGNASDLGGMAGGHQRHGYPLRGGNNQPLLSDRSSIHWTNSTVLFENAPSGTEPESYVSIILLFLGVITARVGLWSFDLTVTQLLQETISESERGVVNGVQSSMNYLMDLLHFLMVISAPQPQHFGILVIVSVLFIFTGHTMYFLYARKAKRKQRTNT, from the exons ATGTTCTTCATATGCAGGATGTCTCTCAGAACAGAGAGACCCCAGTGTGTTGGTGTTGGTGTTGTTGTGGAGTTTGACAGAGAGGATAATAATGACAGAGATTCACCTGTGATCAAAGCCAAAAGGATACCAA GATCAGCCCTCATCTACCTCAAGGGCCCCAAGTTTCTTATTTATGTGAGTGGAGCGTTATCTATGTGG GGTGATCGCATGTGGCATTTTGCCATTTCTGTTTTCCTGATTGAGTTGTATGGGCGTAACCTGCTGTTAACTGGCATCTTTGGACTGGTGGTGGCTGGTTCGGTGCTCTTACTAGGGGCTTTGATTGGAGATTGGGTTGACCGCAATCCAAGAAACAAAG TGGCCCacgcgtctctgttcattcagaATATCTCTGTGACCGTTTGCAGCATTGTTCTCATGTTGGTGTTCTCTTACAAAAAGTGGATTGAAGAAATTTGGGATGGATGGTTAACT GTGGTTTGTTATACGGTGGTGATCATCCTGGCAGATGTTGCAAACCTCGCCAGCACAGCTCTCACCATTACCATCCAAAGGGACTGGATTGTGGTAATCACAGGCTATAACCGCGGCCACCTCGCAG GAATGAATGCGACCATGAGGCGGATCGATCAGGTGACCAACATCCTGGCACCACTGGCAGTGGGTCAGGTAATGACTCTGGCCTCTAATGTGGTTGGCTGTGGCTTCATCTTGGGATGGAATCTGGTGTCCCTCATTGTAGAGTTCATCTTCCTCTCCAGAGTCTACCGCATCGTGCCGGAGCTGTCAGTCAAACCGCCGGTACTGGAACATCAAGTCTGTGTAGAgaagaaaagagaaagaaaatgtACGCAAG GCAGGAGCTCAGTCTGTCCAACTTCAGCAGTCTATGAGGGGAACAGTAGCAGCCTGCATCTATCCCGAATACCGAAATGCTTCCAGCACCTGCGTGGCCTCCTCAGTACCTGCCGAGAGGGATGGAGGGCATATTACAGACAGCCAGTTTTCCTAGCCGGTCTGGGTCTGGCCTTCCTGTACACGACCGTGCTGGGCTTTGACTGCATCACCACCGGCTACGCTTACACCCAGGGAATAAGCGGATCGCTTCTCAGCATCCTAATGGGAATATCAGCCGTGGCGGGGCTTCTGGGTACTCTCCTTTTCACCAAGCTGCGGAAAGCATGTGGCCTGATCAACACTGGGCTCATTTCCAGCGGCCTGCATCTAGGTTGCCTATTGCTTTGTGCGTGCTCTGTGTTTGCCCCCGGCAGCCCCGTGGACCTCAGTTTGTTAAACATGGGAAATGCGTCCGATCTGGGTGGAATGGCCGGAGGTCACCAGAGGCACGGATACCCGCTGCGTGGAGGCAACAACCAGCCTCTGCTGTCGGACCGATCGTCCATTCACTGGACCAATAGCACTGTGCTGTTTGAGAATGCACCATCAGGGACCGAACCTGAGTCTTATGTTTCCATCATCTTGTTGTTTCTTGGCGTCATTACGGCACGTGTTG GTCTTTGGTCTTTCGACCTCACGGTGACTCAACTCTTACAGGAAACAATAAGTGAATCCGAGCGTGGGGTTGTTAATGGAGTCCAGAGCTCAATGAACTATCTGATGGATCTCTTGCATTTCCTCATGGTCATATCTGCCCCTCAGCCACAACACTTTGGCATTCTTGTCATCGTGTCTGTTCTGTTCATTTTCACGGGACACACCATGTACTTCCTGTATGCCAGGAAAGCCAAGAGGAAACAACGCACAAATACATAA